In Methanocaldococcus lauensis, a single genomic region encodes these proteins:
- a CDS encoding DEAD/DEAH box helicase, with protein sequence MIIIRKPKKKKDEIEIVKVNGKIEDGVEIKDNQKIFANYKKIGNKYKLYRCRLGDKLIQPSKVIELLKREDIFILKGNEEIGELLKSYNLKFDYIKLCPFCLLKNIYKRLTRNNRCKYGNLEICIDCGVREIREEVKINEEFIEKFLRRFKDVDKVLSLLRIRNPLNNPELTRYDIITCSKEDKIRNYKIDELNIPEELRKIIKDRGIYELLPVQTLAVKGGLLKGEDLLIVSATSSGKTLIGELAGIKNLIEKGKKFLFLVPLVALANQKYLEFKERYEKLGFKVSLRVGLGRIGKKSDDIETSLDAEIIVGTYEGIDYLIRTKKLKDVGTVVIDEIHSLNMEERGARLDGLIGRLRFLFKDAQKIYLSATIGNPKELSKQLNAKLVLYNGRPVPLERHIIFCKNEFAKLNIIRDIVKREWQTISKFGYRGQCLIFTYSRKRAEYIAKSLKSKGIKAEFYHGGMEYLRRRKVEEDFANQKIQCVVTTAALSAGVDFPASTVILESLAMGAEWLNPAEFQQMCGRAGRKGMHEIGKVYLLVEIGKKYHMKMENTEDEVAFKLLNAVPEDVKVEYSEDEEEEQILATISAGIENIKDIDRVPYLGRVFQLNKILNSLESYSMIKIYKDKVKLTNYGKSVAISFLYPKIAEKIKEGVLENKPILELITEIMPFENVYISNNLKVKLSKILNINIPSRFFDALEVIRENLQKIEKIGDKKLKDDLISIIVEFEGVNVEEKILELIVNLRLSKKTPGQISKTLYMDYKIQTYSGDIYYYLEQLLNLLDAIERIANIFNKKYAENVHKLKERIENP encoded by the coding sequence ATGATTATTATTAGAAAACCAAAAAAGAAAAAAGATGAAATTGAAATAGTTAAAGTTAATGGTAAGATAGAAGACGGAGTAGAGATTAAAGATAATCAAAAAATATTTGCAAACTATAAGAAGATTGGTAACAAATACAAACTATACAGATGTAGATTAGGAGATAAGTTAATTCAGCCATCTAAGGTTATAGAACTGCTAAAAAGAGAGGATATATTTATATTAAAAGGAAATGAAGAGATTGGAGAACTCTTAAAATCTTACAATTTAAAGTTTGATTATATAAAATTATGTCCATTTTGTTTATTAAAAAACATTTACAAGAGATTAACAAGAAATAATAGATGCAAATATGGAAATTTAGAAATATGTATTGATTGTGGAGTTAGAGAGATTAGAGAGGAAGTTAAAATTAATGAAGAGTTTATAGAAAAGTTTTTAAGAAGATTTAAAGATGTTGATAAAGTTTTATCTTTACTAAGAATAAGAAATCCACTCAATAATCCAGAATTAACAAGATATGACATAATAACTTGTAGCAAAGAGGACAAAATTAGAAATTATAAGATAGATGAATTGAATATACCTGAAGAACTTAGAAAAATAATTAAAGATAGAGGAATTTATGAACTTTTGCCCGTCCAAACATTGGCTGTTAAAGGAGGTTTATTAAAAGGAGAGGATTTATTAATTGTCTCAGCAACTTCTTCGGGAAAAACGCTAATTGGAGAATTGGCTGGAATTAAAAATTTGATAGAGAAGGGAAAAAAGTTTCTATTTTTAGTCCCATTAGTTGCATTGGCTAATCAAAAATATTTAGAATTTAAAGAAAGATATGAAAAATTAGGATTTAAAGTAAGTTTAAGAGTAGGTTTGGGAAGAATTGGAAAAAAGTCAGATGATATTGAAACATCGTTAGATGCAGAGATTATTGTAGGAACTTATGAAGGTATAGATTATTTAATTAGAACTAAAAAATTAAAAGATGTAGGGACTGTTGTAATTGATGAGATTCATTCTTTGAATATGGAGGAGAGAGGAGCGAGATTAGATGGATTAATTGGTAGATTAAGATTTTTATTTAAAGATGCTCAAAAGATATATTTATCTGCAACAATTGGAAATCCTAAGGAGTTATCTAAACAATTAAATGCTAAATTAGTTTTATACAATGGAAGGCCAGTTCCATTAGAGAGGCACATAATTTTCTGTAAAAATGAGTTTGCTAAATTAAATATAATTAGAGATATAGTTAAAAGAGAGTGGCAAACAATCTCAAAGTTTGGTTATAGGGGACAGTGTTTAATCTTCACATACTCAAGAAAAAGGGCTGAATATATAGCAAAATCTTTAAAATCTAAGGGGATTAAGGCTGAATTTTATCATGGAGGTATGGAGTATTTAAGAAGGAGAAAAGTTGAAGAAGATTTTGCTAATCAAAAAATTCAATGTGTGGTTACAACTGCCGCTTTATCAGCGGGTGTTGATTTTCCTGCTTCAACAGTTATATTGGAAAGTTTGGCTATGGGGGCTGAGTGGTTAAATCCAGCAGAGTTTCAGCAGATGTGTGGAAGGGCTGGGAGAAAGGGTATGCACGAAATTGGAAAGGTTTATCTTTTAGTGGAGATTGGGAAAAAGTATCACATGAAAATGGAGAATACTGAGGATGAAGTGGCATTTAAATTATTAAATGCAGTTCCTGAAGATGTAAAAGTTGAATATAGCGAAGATGAAGAGGAAGAGCAAATATTAGCCACAATTTCTGCGGGAATTGAAAATATAAAAGATATTGATAGAGTACCATATCTTGGAAGGGTTTTTCAATTGAATAAAATTTTGAATAGTTTAGAGAGTTATTCTATGATAAAAATATACAAGGATAAAGTAAAACTAACAAATTATGGAAAATCTGTTGCTATTTCATTTTTATATCCAAAAATAGCAGAAAAAATTAAAGAAGGAGTTTTAGAAAATAAGCCAATACTTGAATTAATAACAGAAATAATGCCTTTTGAAAATGTCTATATATCAAATAATTTAAAGGTAAAACTTTCAAAAATTTTAAATATAAATATTCCTTCGAGATTCTTTGACGCTTTGGAAGTAATAAGAGAAAATTTGCAAAAAATTGAAAAGATTGGAGATAAAAAATTAAAGGATGATTTAATTTCAATAATTGTTGAATTTGAGGGAGTAAATGTTGAAGAAAAGATTTTGGAATTAATTGTTAATTTAAGATTAAGCAAAAAAACGCCTGGACAAATTTCTAAGACACTATATATGGATTATAAGATTCAAACATACTCTGGAGATATTTATTACTATTTAGAGCAACTTTTAAATCTATTGGATGCCATAGAAAGAATTGCTAATATATTTAATAAAAAGTATGCTGAAAATGTCCATAAATTAAAGGAAAGGATAGAAAATCCTTAA
- a CDS encoding AAA family ATPase gives MLLIGITGMPGAGKSAIYEVAKKYNLPVVSMGDVVRYETKKRGLELTPENVGNTAINLRKEYGNEAIAVVCLKYIENNLKDKDIIIVEGIRSLYEVNYFRKHYPLVLIAIHSSPLTRFKRLVNRGREDDSTSWEVFVERDLRELGFSIGHAIALSDFVVINESSFEDCINQLDNILKEILSNIEKYKKYNFIFEILK, from the coding sequence ATGTTACTAATAGGGATTACTGGAATGCCCGGAGCTGGAAAAAGTGCAATATATGAAGTGGCAAAAAAATACAACTTGCCAGTTGTGTCTATGGGGGATGTTGTCAGATATGAGACAAAAAAAAGAGGTTTAGAACTAACTCCTGAAAATGTTGGAAATACTGCTATAAATTTAAGGAAAGAATATGGAAATGAGGCTATTGCTGTAGTGTGTTTAAAATACATTGAAAATAATTTAAAAGACAAAGATATTATTATAGTTGAAGGTATTAGAAGTTTATATGAAGTTAATTATTTTAGAAAACATTATCCATTAGTTTTAATAGCAATTCATTCTTCTCCTTTAACACGATTTAAAAGATTGGTAAATAGAGGTAGAGAGGATGATTCAACAAGTTGGGAAGTGTTTGTAGAGAGAGATTTAAGGGAATTGGGGTTTAGTATTGGGCATGCCATTGCCTTATCTGATTTTGTTGTTATAAATGAGAGTAGTTTTGAAGATTGTATAAATCAATTGGATAATATTTTAAAAGAGATTTTAAGCAATATTGAAAAATATAAAAAATATAATTTTATTTTTGAAATCCTAAAATAA
- a CDS encoding potassium channel family protein: MEASKKIIVVVILSIALILTYAYLISVIESVDYFTALYFSIITITTTGYGDFTPKTFWGRLLTVIYLCVGVGIVMYLFSLIAEFIVEGKFGEFMKMKKMMHKIKTLKDHYIICGYGRLGKVIGEKFIQEDIPFIVIDINENVLKEEYEKHPDKFLYIVGDAKKDEILKKARIDKAKGLIATLPTDADNVFITLTARELNPNILITAKADEKEAIKKLKIAGANRVVSPYLIGGLRMAEVSVRPGILDFLSTFIKVAKNEYKEDIDLKKYVIEEDSKLAYKTLKESNIRAITGATILGIKRGNKLYINPYPEFILKPGDIIYAFGTEENLKYLESIIKKKKNSFKGDNNE; the protein is encoded by the coding sequence ATGGAAGCATCAAAAAAGATAATAGTTGTAGTTATACTTTCAATTGCATTAATTTTAACTTATGCATATTTAATAAGTGTTATTGAATCAGTTGACTATTTTACAGCTTTATATTTCAGTATTATTACAATAACTACAACAGGTTATGGGGATTTCACTCCAAAAACATTTTGGGGTAGGTTATTGACTGTAATTTACTTATGTGTTGGCGTTGGAATAGTAATGTATCTATTTAGTTTGATAGCAGAATTTATAGTTGAAGGGAAGTTTGGTGAGTTTATGAAAATGAAAAAGATGATGCATAAAATTAAAACATTAAAAGATCATTATATAATTTGTGGATATGGAAGATTAGGAAAAGTTATAGGAGAGAAATTTATTCAAGAAGATATTCCATTTATTGTAATTGACATTAATGAAAATGTTTTAAAAGAAGAATATGAAAAGCATCCTGATAAGTTTTTATATATAGTAGGAGATGCTAAAAAAGATGAGATATTAAAAAAGGCAAGAATTGATAAGGCTAAGGGATTAATTGCCACACTACCAACAGATGCTGACAATGTTTTTATTACACTAACTGCAAGAGAATTAAATCCAAATATTTTAATAACTGCAAAGGCGGATGAAAAAGAGGCTATAAAAAAATTAAAAATAGCAGGGGCTAATAGAGTAGTATCTCCTTATTTAATTGGCGGTTTAAGAATGGCAGAAGTCTCTGTTAGACCTGGAATTTTAGACTTCCTAAGCACATTTATTAAAGTTGCTAAAAATGAGTATAAAGAAGATATTGATTTAAAAAAATATGTCATTGAAGAAGATTCTAAATTAGCATATAAAACATTAAAAGAGTCAAATATAAGAGCTATAACTGGAGCTACAATTTTAGGAATAAAGAGAGGAAATAAACTTTATATAAATCCATATCCAGAATTTATTTTAAAACCTGGAGATATAATATATGCGTTTGGAACTGAGGAGAATTTAAAGTATTTAGAGAGTATTATAAAAAAGAAAAAAAATTCTTTTAAGGGTGATAACAATGAATAA
- a CDS encoding NAD+ synthase has translation MNNINDVIEKITNFIREKVKEANANGVVIGLSGGIDSTVTAYLCVKALGSDKVLGIIMPEKNTNPKDVEHAKMIAEKLNIKYIISEITDILKAFGAGGYVPTKEFDKIADGNLKARIRMCILYYFANKYNLLVAGTSNKSEIYVGYGTKYGDIACDIRPIGNLFKTEVRELAKYLGVPKEIIEKPPSAGLWEGQTDEGELGIKYETLDKILKLYEEGKNPEEISKELNIPIDDVEHVFDLIKKSEHKRTLPPTPEI, from the coding sequence ATGAATAATATTAATGACGTTATTGAGAAAATAACAAATTTTATTAGAGAAAAGGTTAAAGAAGCTAATGCTAACGGTGTAGTTATTGGACTAAGTGGGGGAATTGATTCTACAGTTACCGCCTATCTATGTGTTAAAGCCCTTGGAAGTGATAAAGTTTTAGGTATAATAATGCCAGAGAAAAATACAAATCCTAAAGATGTAGAACATGCGAAAATGATTGCTGAAAAGTTAAATATAAAATACATTATTTCAGAGATAACAGATATTTTAAAGGCATTTGGTGCTGGAGGTTATGTTCCAACAAAAGAATTTGATAAAATAGCTGATGGAAATTTAAAGGCAAGAATTAGAATGTGTATTCTTTATTATTTTGCAAACAAATATAATCTATTAGTTGCAGGAACATCTAATAAGTCAGAGATTTATGTAGGATATGGAACTAAATATGGAGATATTGCTTGTGATATAAGACCCATTGGAAATTTATTTAAAACAGAGGTTAGAGAACTTGCTAAGTATCTTGGAGTTCCAAAAGAGATTATTGAAAAACCCCCATCAGCAGGACTTTGGGAGGGGCAAACTGATGAGGGAGAGCTTGGAATTAAATATGAAACTTTGGATAAAATATTGAAATTGTATGAAGAAGGAAAAAATCCAGAAGAAATTTCTAAAGAGCTAAATATTCCAATAGATGATGTTGAACATGTATTTGATTTAATTAAAAAGAGTGAGCATAAAAGAACTCTTCCTCCAACACCAGAAATTTAA
- a CDS encoding class III signal peptide-containing protein — translation MKIIKIIKSNRGQISLEFSLLVMVVIVSALIVSYYLISSAIDVRKADMATINATSNAAKDALSTVS, via the coding sequence ATGAAAATTATAAAAATTATAAAATCAAACAGAGGACAAATTTCTTTAGAATTTTCTTTATTAGTTATGGTTGTTATAGTTTCAGCTTTAATTGTTTCATATTATCTAATATCTTCTGCTATTGATGTACGAAAGGCTGATATGGCTACTATTAATGCCACATCTAATGCGGCTAAAGATGCTTTAAGTACAGTTTCATAA